One segment of Glandiceps talaboti chromosome 21, keGlaTala1.1, whole genome shotgun sequence DNA contains the following:
- the LOC144451506 gene encoding 60S ribosome subunit biogenesis protein NIP7 homolog isoform X1, with translation MRPLTEEETKALFEKLSKYIGENIKLLIDRPDGQYCFRYHRDRVYYVSEALMKRAANVSRNHLVSVGTCFGKFTKTQKFRLHVTALDFLSPYAKYKVWVKPGAEQSYLYGNHVAKSGLGRITDNTPQYQGVVVYSMNDMPLGFGVAAKSTQDCRRTDPMNIVVFHQADIGEYIRHEETLT, from the exons ATGAGACCTTTAACCGAAGAAGAGACCAAGGCTTTGTTTGAAAAACTGTCTAAATA tattggtgaaaatatcaaattattaattGACAGACCAGATGGCCAGTACTGCTTTAGGTATCACAGAGACAGGGTATACTATGTAAG TGAAGCGTTGATGAAAAGAGCTGCCAATGTCAGTAGAAATCACCTGGTTAGTGTAGGTACATGTTttggaaaatttacaaaaacgcAAAAATTTCGTCTTCATGTCACAGCCCTAGATTTCCTTTCACCATATGCAAAG TACAAAGTGTGGGTGAAGCCTGGAGCAGAACAGTCGTATCTTTATGGAAATCACGTAGCTAAGTCTGGACTTGGTAGAATAACAGATAATACTCCACAATACCAAGGAGTGGTTGTTTACTCTATGAATGATATGCCATTA GGTTTCGGTGTAGCTGCCAAATCTACACAAGACTGTAGAAGAACAGATCCAATGAATATAGTTGTATTTCATCAAGCAGATATCGGTGAATATATTAGACATGAAGAAACGTTGACGTGA
- the LOC144451506 gene encoding 60S ribosome subunit biogenesis protein NIP7 homolog isoform X2 — translation MRPLTEEETKALFEKLSKYIGENIKLLIDRPDGQYCFRYHRDRVYYVSEALMKRAANVSRNHLVSVGTCFGKFTKTQKFRLHVTALDFLSPYAKYKVWVKPGAEQSYLYGNHVAKSGLGRITDNTPQYQGVVVYSMNDMPLGFGVAAKSTQDCRRTDPMNIVVFHQADIGEYIRHEETLT, via the exons ATGAGACCTTTAACCGAAGAAGAGACCAAGGCTTTGTTTGAAAAACTGTCTAAATA tattggtgaaaatatcaaattattaattGACAGACCAGATGGCCAGTACTGCTTTAG GTATCACAGAGATAGAGTATACTATGTAAG TGAAGCGTTGATGAAAAGAGCTGCCAATGTCAGTAGAAATCACCTGGTTAGTGTAGGTACATGTTttggaaaatttacaaaaacgcAAAAATTTCGTCTTCATGTCACAGCCCTAGATTTCCTTTCACCATATGCAAAG TACAAAGTGTGGGTGAAGCCTGGAGCAGAACAGTCGTATCTTTATGGAAATCACGTAGCTAAGTCTGGACTTGGTAGAATAACAGATAATACTCCACAATACCAAGGAGTGGTTGTTTACTCTATGAATGATATGCCATTA GGTTTCGGTGTAGCTGCCAAATCTACACAAGACTGTAGAAGAACAGATCCAATGAATATAGTTGTATTTCATCAAGCAGATATCGGTGAATATATTAGACATGAAGAAACGTTGACGTGA